The Pectinophora gossypiella chromosome 15, ilPecGoss1.1, whole genome shotgun sequence genome segment TAGGAATAACGGGCAAACAAATTTATAGGCTACTAACTACAGCTGTTTTAAGTTCCGCGAAACGCTCTTTGAATGCAAGTCTTCAATTTTCTATTCCGTTCCGTCACAAAGTACCTTCCAATAAGCCAATTATTACTGATATTAAAACTATGTCACGAACAAGTACTTGTTGGAGGAATAAGCGTGACTAATCGGCTACTATTACATTACAATCAATAGCCAAAATGGCAGACTGAAACTGACTAATCAAGGACCGTGTCAATAGTGAGTAGACTCAGACATAAACATCGCAGactacaaaaataacttttaatcaGAATTGTGAACGTGAGGTACCTCTATCGTGAGGTAATCACCTTCATCGTACAATACACATTTAGTCTTGTCTTTAAAGAAAACGGGAATACAAACATCGACCAAATGTAGTTTAGATTGGCTTCTCttaagaaagatgatccgtgcttcggagtccCGAGCTCCTCTatgttcggagggcacgttaatcgtcggtcccggctacatgagtaatgtagtcgttacatgagccttgtcaagAGCCTTTGGGTGCACAATATTAACCCTGGGCTGATGAAATCTGTCATTAATCTCACAACCCGAGAAGAATTGATTATATCAACAACTTGTTTACTTACTTGaactatacattatttttactgtTTATGTAACGAGAAATTTATAAAGACAACACAAAAGGTCTACTATCTATGGAGACCTTATTCCGTCCGTCAAATAAATCAGTCATATCATGAAAAATTGCCGATGTATCCTCTAAGCTCTAAGTAGTACAAAGTCTTAATGTGTGTGACAGCTGACCAGCCAAGTGTGCGCAGGTGACCTCGCGGGGGGCGGGGCCTCTGCAAATAGCGACCGAAGATGCCGGCAACCCGGCTTTTAGTACCAGTCTGTACCTACTAAACCCATCCTTTACCATAGTACCTATATGAGTACAAAACGGGCGGGGTTAGTGCCACTGACCGCCATTGAAGTTACCACGATCTAGGCTAGCCAGGGACTGCCTTCTAGGACAGCCAACGCCGGGGGCTAGGCACATTGATTGAAGTAACGTTGGCTATCTAGATGCCACTGAGATACTAGGTCCAATAATATACAATGGCTATGCCACTGGCTGAATAATCGTCTTTAGCATTAGAACAGTCAACGAACAATGAAACAAATTGAGGTCAAAGAGGTCCCAGCAAAGAATTAAGATAACGTTATCTTCGTCTAGCGAgactattaggtacctacatttacCTGAACACCTTAACAGCTTGTATGTCTGAAATTGATGGAGACAAAGTCTGATATTCATCTGCACTGGACGCAAGCGATAATAATATACTGGGGTAATTCGAGGCCAAGACTCAAAGGCTAAAAGTTTAGGGAATACATTACGTCAGATTAATTAGCCTGACAATTAGCCTAGACGATTAGATAGTCTAGGCGATGTGTGTCAAGGAGCAGACAGATAGGAATTAGACTACCGAGTCTTCATATTTGGTTCGACCTACCAAAGCATCAATCACACTGTCTTTGTAAACAATCTCGATGTTCTTTAGTCAATCACGTGTTCTATGAATCAATATTCAAGCAAATTCACAGGACCTAAATTGATCCGTCTGGAAGCCTGGTTAAGCCATTACGAAAGGTCAAGAGACCGCTAACATGGTGGTCTGTATACCTAATCCCCACGCAAGTCTGGACATGTAGTTGTCTTAGGTTCTGTATTTGAGCGAAGCTTATGGAAGTTTTAAACAGAACGAAAGTCTTAGTTCGTAAGAACAGGCCACATTATGACGACAAACGGATTTGTGCCTAAACGTCAAACTACAAGATTGAAGAAGAAACACCGGAAGTAGAAATACCGGAACGAAAAGGAACCACAATAGTAAATCTTTTCGCACGTTTGCTACAGTCCATACGTTCAAAAAGCCTCGCCATTCCAACATAGGAAGTATCCTATTTAAATCCTCAACTATGACATCACCCATCAAACCTGCTATTGATCCCACAGGCACAAACACCGGAAACTTAACACAGTGTATACTGTATCACTAGGACACATTATGGCACGTACCGAGGGCTGTCGAGGACTATCTCATCGCACATCCAAGGTTCACTTCACTGATCACACGAGAGTTCGGGAGCCGAATACGGTATTTGGTGACACAAGCGCGCCGCGGCACGGGCCGTGCGGAATGAGCAGAGGGCCGCAATATCGATCGCACTCCCGGCGCCGGCGAGCCGCATATCCCTAGTGCACGCACCCCACCCCTCGCCTCGCCACCTCGACACCCCTCTTTATACACCCCTTGTAACAGCGAATTAAATAACGTGACGAGGTTTCAAAATCATTAGACCAATGAAAATTATGTGGACTTAATAAAACACTGTACTATATCAACCATTCAATTTAAAGGAAAACTCCAATTAATCACGTCTATAATGGAAGTAGGTTAGACATCCTCCTCCCCCTGTTcccattcataaaaaaaatataaaaaaggaaaCTGGAAACTCTAACAATTCCAGGCGGAATTTAGAAATTGTGCACCCCTTTTCTTTGACGACCTTGTACGAAGCTGGGGATTCTCATTACCCCCTGCCGGTTCGACTAGTACTCCGCATTAGGAGGCGATAGCAAAATATTCTACTATCTACGAAGATTTAAGgtgattattttcttttactctGATAGATTTTGTAGATCAAAGTGCTTTGAAGTGActtgtttatttacaaaatatttaacatCAAAAGAATTGGAGAAAAAAGATGAAAACAAACTAGGGTTatctgggtgaatatcaaaatgtcaagtttggtggcgaactttcatattattttttcgtgaaaaattgggttccggcATCCTTtcggatcctttttcatgtcggaacccaatttttcacgaaaaactaatatgaaagttcgccaccaaacttgccacattttgatattcacccatctCTGATAATATTCACCAAAAATTGGACCACACCGGTAACACGACGGTAATTCACTAAGTTcataaatacctacaaaatcAGGCTGAAGGCAcattaaaaatgtttgtttaataTGCCTTCAGCCTGTCAGAGAATGACCCGCTTCTCAGCCGCTGATTTATTTTAGTAACACGTTCATAATATCAACCAACACTCACTTCAGGGGCGATATAAACAACTTCACAATCTAAACAATAAGTACCTCTGGGACGTGCTCACGGTGTAAGCTGTAGTCACGTTTCCTATTTAAAGCATCAGAAGAAAAAGATATCGAAATACCTACAATGTTGCGAATTGTATGATTGGTTAGCAACCCAAGACTGTTACTAACAGTGGGGAGACATTCACCTTAACAGATCGTAATTCATAACAGATACATAAAATGGTTAGAGATTGGTTTTCTAGTGATTTGGCGCTCTTCGTACAGTTATATATTATCATCACGCCCtcaagggggtaggcagaggtgtgtagtatTTACACTCTTCCCCAGCAATGTTAAAGTTCCATATACCTAATAGATGGCGAGCATATTGCTATGTTAAGGCAGATAAAGTATGCAGTTTATATGACAGCTACATATCCAAGCTGTGTAACCGGGCATTGCACAACATCAGTTGATTGACATGGTCCACAAAAAGTGGTCCCTATGTTGGTCGAATATGGGTTTCTATTTCTTGTGTACAACAGCTTTCATGTTTTAACACGGAATTATTTATAGTTGTACTAGCAATCTGGCAAATAGTAGGCATACTACACCTACTAGAATATAAAAGTCTATAGAAATTCATTTCCTGCCATAAGTAGTAATAAAGAAAGCAgaatataatttgaaaaaatatcaGGTTGTCTCTGATAATATTCACCAAAAATTGGATCCAGCAATAGAAACCCGCCATGGTAATTCACAAAACTACTACCTACATactaactaacaaaaaaatgaGTGTTCTTAATCAACAGTTTGAAATTACAAAAGTACAGTGGTACACAGAGGTTGAACGTCCATTTTTACTACAACAATAGCGAAATATGACGAAATGAGAAACTAGTAGGCTGATTATACAAGAGTCCTTTGGCATACCGGCGCCTGAGGCACATTGCGTGTTCTGTGTGAGCTTGTTGAACCACCGTCCTTTGGAAACAAGCTATGAATTGGAAAGTCTCATTGGGAATGCTCTAAGGGTTCTCATGAATGGTTTTTATGTGTGGGTTCTAagtgattattataattgtttgcCTTTTACAGTTCTCAAGAGCTTTGTTGTTTAATGTGTTGTAGTAATGATGGAAATGATGCTATTTTAATGTGACTTGCTACTACAATTCCGAAAAATTATTGGTACCTACCTGGTAGGTTATATTATGTGGATTATAgtgtcaattatttttattacaagttacaatataacttaaaatgcaCTAAAAGTGATATAAAATgcactattaaaataaataatttacaacttaataaattaggtaataaataattgacTGGTTAACTAACTTTTGTGATAAGAGAAACAAAGTTTTGATAAATGTTTTCATAACATTCATACTATTTGTAATATATTGATAAGCATATTATCATCTTTATAAAGGTATACTTGTAGGTAGAGACCCGTGGTTGGCTGGGTAGGGAGATgtggtggcccagttggtagaacgcttgcctctcactttgaggatgcaggtttgaatccagcacaggcctaaaccaatgattgttttCGAAGtaatgtttgggtcataaatgattatcacatgctcagcagtgaaggaaaacgtcgtgaggaaaccgacatttacgagacatgcattttcggaagtaggTATGGGACCTacccagtattgggctggttttcccttcgtgggtagaaaggtcagacagacagtcgcttctgtagaacaccggacctgtcaaatcttccagttagataagcggatggcaaatataggtatttttttttaagaattatgaaatattatttatttctaagtattttacaatttttttcttctaaGCCATCTAAAATGTCAGCAGTATGTTGTAGCAGTGCATTCATGTACCATGACTTAAATGATATATGAAGAAAGATGGAAGACATTCTACATATTGATAGTGGCTGGTAGAATCACTTTTGATTGCATACATGGCCAGTTGAAACAGGGAGTCACAAGAACTCTTAGCAAGTGGTATAAAAGGTGATAGTGGTAATACTGTTTGTTACTAAGCTCAGGTTTTGTTTTCCCCTCTCTAACTTGCGAGCGGTATTTCAACCATAAGCAGATTTTTGCTAGGCAGTATTGGCGTGTAAGGCATGCTCGCCCATTGTTGGGATGCCTGCATGTAGATTATTGTAGATTGCTACCGATTATCCCGACTTTTTTGTAGTGGCTCACTTAAGACTAGGCAAATTGATTTTGATGATGTGATGAAGATAAAGTTCAGGTTTAATATTCAAGGATTAATGAACTAGGACActaatctcacaacccacatgagagatGTAGTTAAGTGGGAATTTCCAGTTTTCTATTTACATacctagttttatttttaaatatgactAACATACACAATGCACAGCAATAACATTGTGGCTACAAGGGTACTTGATTTCATtgtattaatttgtaatttatttatatcagagCAAGGGAATAATTTCTGTCAACATGGTGGCCTGAAATTGAGGTCCTGTAGTTTATTGCCTATGACAAATAATCTATAGTTAAGTAGGTATGAtagttatgtaggtatgtatgcaacccgcattggagcagcatggtgttgtatgctccataccccctggttgattaaggggatgcctgtgcccagcagtgggacatatacagcctgtttatgtttatgtaagtatgtataatagGTACATATGCAAGTTTTTTAACACTCTGCCTAGCAATAATAGTAATAGTTATACATTTtcaaaatcattattattcCCTTACTTATACAGAAAATGTTGATTACACGCTGTTCATGTTTTTCTGAAAACGACCTATACTAACCTAGCATGGTtaagattataaaataaatagcttaAAAGAATGTTATACTGGCTATAAGTTTTACTAGTTTAATAAAACATCaggttaacataacatagcaacatGTTGTCACGCCTGCTGCATTAGTCCGCTGATAACAGAATGGCAACTGATAAATGTAATTATCACACCACACAACACTACACACCTGTATTTGCTTTCTATGTGCTACACTGAAATTTTGTTCAAGTTATTATGCAACAGTTTAGAACAATATGTTTAGACAGGTCTTGATTATAGATGTGACATTTAGTAGGAAAATAAAGGGAATAAGTATAAGACTGATGTTATTTTAACGTCagtatgttatgtttgtaacAGCTAATAATTACCTActgtgaataaaaatatttgtaggtattatttttaagtatccATTTACACTCCAGTTTGTAAAAATACTATTGAATCTGAATAGATTTGTGCATTGAGTACACTTAAATTTATagactaaataaaatatagaataaaaaaaatgtctggtgAAAATTCTCCATATACCTGAGGAAAGCTATCCACCGGAAAAGCAAACCACTTACTAATTGTTAAGGCAATTGAAAGTAATCAAGGAAAGGAATGTAAGATCTAGGACACAATCATGATTATAAAATTGTACATGGAGTTCATTGCACAATAATGAAAAGAAACGCTCTTTCATATAAACTACCAATAAATGGAACCAATACCTGGTGACGGTACCTACATAGGGCCTCAACAAAAAATCAAATTGGAATGTGCAAATTTTAGGCGTAGatccataataatataacacataCCTTCTCCTGTATGTTCAGGAATGCTATTCCAGCACAGTTTTACACATAAACTCGTCGGCACACACAAAATATCACACTTTGGAACGACCTTTCAGCCAAAGTACTAATTCAATCTCACGGCACAAACACTCCGAAAACAGTTCTTGAACCGGCTTTCAAGTTAAAAATCATAACACCCAAACACTTCGTTTATTATAGGATCGAGATATAATCACTTTTCATATAGAAATCATTGAAATAACATCAGTGAATACGAGTACGAGCGCGGAGAGTCGAAGCCGAGGCAAACGGACGAACGAAAAATTCGTCGCGCGAAAGAATCACCCCTCCGCCCATACGTCAAAGATTATGAATTGAATGTCAATGATTCGACACTGAGGTTTATACCCATCactataaatagataaataaattatactttttcACCCTTATCAATCAGTGAAAAAGTGGTAAATTCAATTAcgtaaacattaaaattttctaTACTAGAATATAAAAAGATTACCTAAGTATGTAATATGATAAATAAAGTTGTCCGATTGTGTGTgttcaatttaaataatttattcgtgtgtatattttatttgctaCCTAGCTACTTTTGTTTAAGTTTGCTTCAAAATAGTTTAACAATGAAATATCAGAtttgcatagaattatttttatacgcgTGCCAGGTCATCTTACCTAGCTCTAGAATGGATGTCCGCGGTTTTCTTGTTTGATAAGTGTTATTGGCGAGAAGGTTTACAAACTTTATAGACGCAAATAATGGTTGAGACACAGATTGGTCATAAGTATTCCACCTAGTTTGGTCTCGTTTGGTATCTAGGGTCTGGTGATGAAACacaataaagtttttgtttttaaaaggagtcggaatatttttaattttatttttcaccaTTTTAGTATTTTATAGATGCTTTTActaatattagattttttttaataatattagatCTTTATTTTACTCATTACTTTTCTAAATATTATCTTGAAGAAACTGGACTGTCTACATTACTTTTAATCTTTGATAAAAATGATGTCATGCCAGTACCTGTAGTGATGTACACTTTTTGTTGTTTATGGTATTTAAATCTATCGACTAAAGATTtgataatatttgttataaCTTATCTGCGGTTTAGAAATGTGTGTATATGATTATATTTTACAAGCTATATATTACAAGCAGGtcaaatttttaaaatacaatattatttacaacttttttgacagtttGTTTAATATACGTTTTATAAACAATATAACATTAAGTCTTGGTCCTTGAAGGGGCAGTCAGacgtgtataatatatattccaACTATACGACTATATATAAGTTATATATACACTCGCCAGCTACGTGACGAGCTTTTTGTAATGTATTATCATTACTATAATtaccattatatttttatacactaGATTCTTAGATTGTCAAGCACTAGCTTACCACAGACAATATAAAGTTTTACTCAGTGTACAATTCGCATAACAAGTTTACATACTGTTTAAAGATGTAGAAACTGTTCTATGAACATTGACTATTTTGTATTGAGAATAGTCTATGAACCGGGGTTAAACCAAGCAATTGATTGCATTTTTCTTAGTGTGACTTATGGATGTTCGAAGTCATGACTGAGAATACTTGGTCCTTgaaataataggtattaataaattgaaaaaaaaaaacagaattccCGCCAAATAATTCGggtcgaaataaaataaatgaaacatCGAAAGTagctaatacatacatacacagagACAACTCACGTTCATGGGGGTGGACAGTGCAACAAGACATTATCCGTAGCTTATACAACTTCCAGCTACGACACTTTGTATTGGACTAATAAGATGACTAACCTATCGGCAGCCCATCGCCTATACTTACAGATAGAGTATAAAATCCTACTTCTACGACGTGCTGCAAATGAACAGCTGTTGAAGgactaaaaatgaaaaaaatacctGATAAATTCAtaggttttattgtttttaaaatagtaCAGGTGtataaaagtacaaaatatttatattgtagATGTTCTTAAACATTATGTATTATCACAACATTATTATTCGTTTAGCATTACAGAATGCCGCtataataattaagtttaaTTAATCTATCTATAGAATAATTCTAATTTCGAGGAAGCACTAATGAATTCGAAATTATTTCTAATATACCCCTATAACCCATATCCTAACTCGCCTTATAATGCCTTGTTACCATAGCGACGTTCAAAAGCACCTCCTCAAATGATATTATAGTCTAAAATAAATAGGATAACTTAAGTACAGTTAGATCATATTCGGTTTTTTTGttgttaattttgtatttcttcTCCAAAACTACCGATGAATATATTCACCTAGtttcattttctttattatcttAGCAGTCTTAAATACTTTACTGAGGtgctcttttttattttgacctTATCCAGTGATTAATAACTCTATGACTGATTAGAGGGCTGAAATTGCAATAACTTGACACTTAGCACCAACAATATCTTTTCATATTTTTGCTTGGATAACATTCGTTGTTAAGTGGTCAAAAAGTAAGTTGTACATTTCAACATTTTATATCCAAAATGGAATACTGTCaaatatatcataatatttagAAAGCTCTAGAATAAGGCCAATTATTACTGGATGAAGAATGGTGATCTAAATAAGGACTATCAGTAAGGAGTAGTTTAGACCCACTGAGACCAGAACTTGAGCTTTCACTAGAAGAGAACAGACTCTTGCTTCCCGTGTAGAAAGAAAGAGATGTATGCAGCGGCTCTCTTCCTAAACGTCTTCTAGCGCGAATCAAAGAGACAAAAGCAACAGCAATCGCGCAGAGGAAAATTACCCCTAAAATGCAGAACGCCAGAGCCATTTTCCCAGGTGACAAGCAGATAGTTTTGTCGCCTGGAGAGAAGCTTCGAACGATCTCGTCTTCGTCGCTTTCAATTCTTCTTGATCCTGTGAACATAAGTCGTTTTGTTAGCGCCTGTATCAACTGTACGAGCAATGTCATTCTAGCATGTTCGTGATTTTCCGATACTACGATTTAAATCGCTAGAGTGAAGTTTAGCTAGTCGAAACCCAAACACGAAACATATACCAAACTGCTGGGAAATGTGCAAATTGATCATTTCAAGAATCCATGAATATTGgtaggtattttaatttttactcgAAAGgcaagaaaaaacaataaaaatgtagaCAAATAAAGACGGAAAGATTTTGTAAAGTTCACCTTTGATCGAAGCTTCGTCCTCCAACTCTATGTTAGGGGCCAACACCTCAATACTGTTGTAGACTTCCAATCTGTCTATGACGACTCCTTTGGCCTCTTTATCCAGGCGAGCCTTTCGCACCAATCCGTCTCTCGTTTGCTGCGGCCGCTGCAGGGCTTTGCAGTCTACTACAGGGCAATGACCTTTACACAGTTCTATACCACAGGACAAGTGCAGCTTAGCTCTGTCAGGGAACTTGAAAGCCGCGAACGTGGTGACAGCATGTTGGTAAGTCATTATATTCTTGAGCATATACTCCGGGTCGCTTCGTGCTAGTTTCAGATTGGTGCTTTCGTCGATGTTTCGCTGAGGATCGACTGGTTCTAGGTCTGAGAAGTCTATCTCGGCGCTGCGGTGCTTGTGGCGGTGGACGGTGGGGCGGTTGAAGATGGACTCGTCGATAGGGCAGCCCGCTTCGTCGAGGAGGGTCTGAGAGGCCTCGCCCAGACCGTCGTGGGCCACGCAGTTGGTGACGCGCAGCCCGACTCCCACTGGAAAGAACATTTAATTACGTTAGAATATTAGGCAGGATTTTAATGTGCAAATGGATAGTAGGTTTTATCCCGATAACCGAAGTTCACGCGTATGAAGTTACTGTTCTGTTTGGCGGAAAGCGAATAGGTAGGTTCCATAAAACAGGCAAGCGACTACGAACTTTGTGTCGCTGGCGCTTATGCGTTAGGTTAAGTTAGAATGGGACTTTTGTATGGAGGTCCTTGGTGTGCCAAAAGCCCAGACGTTGGACTCACCGGGCAGAGTGCACTGTATGAGCAGCCTCGTGGGCTGCCCCACCTCGACAGTGGCGGGTTCACTCGCCGGCGCGGCGGGGGCCAGCTCCATCCACGCACGAGCTGACTCCATCAGCAGCTCCCGGTGTTCTGCATCCGCTGGGTTCACGAATCCTTGTCGATTGCGACCGGTTCTAGGGAAAggcattcataaataaatataataaaataatggtcTAACAGCAGCCGTTTAGCAGTATtgctaatcacattaaaaacttaGCAGAGAAATAGTGATCGTTGGTCTAAAGAAAGCTCAgttggtgtgggtacttagttcattttacaatggatgtacctctgactaccccaattgggatatagtcgtgtgcttatgttcgtgtaatataataataataatcacaaGCTGATACCTAAGACAAACATTGGTAATGTTGTGgtaatttttttaagaaatttgGAAATAGCTTTTGCGCATTCTCTGTAAAGTTGCCCTCTTCAATAATTGATTTTTTCGTAAAATCCAATAGATAAATGcactcttattatttattaaatcagtCTAATTATTAAATCAAAGTGTTACCAATAGGGGAACAGGTAGTATAAGTGAGATATGTTAGTAATTATGGTCGCGGCTGGATATCAGCCCGAATCTTAAACGAGGGCTTAATGGAGCCGTTTCATACGACTTTTTCAACACTtgacatgaaaaataaataaaatagaatacaatttataatccttcagtaaataacaaataaaatccgCTTATTAAACGCCGAGTTTACACTATATATTAGGCAGTATGGCTATGTTCCATTGCCATCTCCCATGGGAAAACCTGAAATCCGAGTATACAATTAAAAAACTATAAGTGTCTCACAAGAGAACACAGACTAGTAAGAGATACTACGTCAAGAGAATAAAACGCGCTGTTTTAAATCTTACTGTTTGTAACTTgtatattgtgtgcaataaaataaagtatatttgtattgtattgtttttacgCAAGGAAAGCACCTTATCAATAACATTTAGTATTACCTAATTTTCTTGACTTCTTGCCCAGTCATTTCCCGTATCTTGGTCGTGATGACGTTTTCCAACGCTGAGCTGTTAATGCGCATCACACGTGGTTGCAGTTTACACCTGGAAATACCAAACATAAGGTCCCaatgtgagtacttagttcatcttgcgatggatagaCCTCTGAGTGCCTATTGGGATATAAttgttagcttatgttatgttatgtgttatatcCTGAATACCGATTGCAGGCAGACCTAGGAAACGTTGGAGAGAtgaccagccgggtctgcatgacaaccgcgccgtgcgcggcgccaattatgtatgaaaatattgtactgtgacgtcattaataaatgCGGTCAAACTTATTATTCATggttacttaattcattaataaaattcgaaaatatgtgGAAAtctaaaatgagattgatttttgatcatcttagactggcatctatttctagattagcagtttataaatttatctttgacccagtcaaataccctatttagTCAAGTTATACGCACGAGTTAGGACGTTTTCGTGCTACATCCAATTTGAGTTCGTGGTTGACGGATtttcaaaattacttaagtatattagaGATATCGGGTTTAatccggtccgcggaggtccgtattGCTCTATGGGTGTAATGCGCACAGAACACTGTTATGCGTAAGCCGTAAAAATAGTTCTACGACCACTTCGGAACCCACACTTTACCTTAGCGAGTGAAGAAATAGGAACCTTTGCATTTGGCTAGACCCTAGGCCCTAGGCccgcagggtccgcttacctaaccaacccaacctgaatatttgacaggcccggttttttacagaagcgactgcttgtctgaccttccaacccccgaatccagcccaatacagtttagctcacatagctccgaaaatgtatttctcgggaaagtgggtttccttccgatattttccttcgtgataaccatttatgatccaaaaatatgaattcgaaaacaaattcgacaatcatgtGTTCTACAAACTGGCTATCTATCCCACCGAACCaatacatacatcatcatcatcatcatcagcccattaacgtccccactgctggggcacgggccttccctatggatggatagggagatcgggccttaaaccatcacgcgggcccagtgcggagtgatggttattaacgactgctaatgcggccgggaccaacggcttaacgtgccttccg includes the following:
- the LOC126373319 gene encoding uncharacterized protein LOC126373319, which translates into the protein MWLAILLACLSASSAHAQQPRANRVRSVTSTCDRGALTVRLTMDLPFKGLVFTKDFSRECRVQGNLQKNISLHLPSNACGVRTSTLNSTEPDDEEDLYYTVELVVQMDRHLQQSTDQELLVRCKLQPRVMRINSSALENVITTKIREMTGQEVKKIRTGRNRQGFVNPADAEHRELLMESARAWMELAPAAPASEPATVEVGQPTRLLIQCTLPVGVGLRVTNCVAHDGLGEASQTLLDEAGCPIDESIFNRPTVHRHKHRSAEIDFSDLEPVDPQRNIDESTNLKLARSDPEYMLKNIMTYQHAVTTFAAFKFPDRAKLHLSCGIELCKGHCPVVDCKALQRPQQTRDGLVRKARLDKEAKGVVIDRLEVYNSIEVLAPNIELEDEASIKGSRRIESDEDEIVRSFSPGDKTICLSPGKMALAFCILGVIFLCAIAVAFVSLIRARRRLGREPLHTSLSFYTGSKSLFSSSESSSSGLSGSKLLLTDSPYLDHHSSSSNNWPYSRAF